The Rhinolophus sinicus isolate RSC01 linkage group LG07, ASM3656204v1, whole genome shotgun sequence genomic interval CCTCTCCCTTGGACCTTATCTTCCCCACcatctgtctctttttttccctcccgtTTAACGGAACCCCCTGCCCTCTCAGTGTTTAGCCGTTTAATTGCAAAAGCCAGTCCGTTTGTGGGAGACCACAAGGCAGCGACCCCTTTCATTTTctggatgggggtggagggtaaAGGAGAGGCTGCAACTAAGGAACAACCCTATCCCTCCCTAGGAGTCAAATCCTATAGTCACATCTTTGAGCCTTCTGGGTTTTCTTCCGTCTGTCCCAGGCCATCCTTAAAAAACTTTGAAAGCATTTCTGCTGAGCAGCAGCTGCCCTGGGTCGCTCCTCCTGGCCTCCCAGGAACTCCTGTGACTTCAGAGtctaagtgacttgccccagcTCATACAGCAGCAGTCCACCAGGCTACCAGACACTAGGGACCGCACAGAAGAGAGAGCTAGCACTCTCTCCGCTGGACTGCACGGCTGTGGCGCCGGGGTGAAGTGAAGCTCCAGGGACCCAGCCCCTGGGCTCTGGTGCCCTCAGCCTTAGcctgcgggggcgggggggagaagGCTAAGAGAGAAACAGCGCGTCGTAGTGAGAATTCCCCAAATGCAGGGTAGAGTGACTAGGAAAACCCTGCCCACCACACCCCGcggagaggatgagagaaggcgaGGTTGGGGTAGGGTCCTAGTCCAGCGCAGTGACACCTGCGCTCGCGCGGGTTCTTTAAATGCCCAAATCCAGAAAAATGCACGCGCGCGAGGGCGGGGTTGGGCCGAAGAGTGGTCACATGACCTGATCTGAGGAGTTGGAGGCCCCTACCCCACCGGTGGGCGTCCCCCACAACGCGTGGTCGACCCTCATTGGCGAGCGGTGCGTCCAATAGAAATCGGCCATCTGGGAACCCAGTGTTCCGAGGCACAGCCGAACATGCTGAGCCGAAGAGGGCCCAATGGGAAGGCAGAAACGTGGCCACTGACCAATGAAAATGTGTGGAGGGCGGGCCAAGAGGCAGGGCCAGGTTGGTTTGAGGGGCGGTCGGGTATAAAACCGCGCGGCCAGAGCTAGCGTCCGTCCCTGCTGCAGAGGTGCTGTCCGACGAACGACTTAAAGGGCCCGCGCTCTGCCGCCCCCTCGGCCCGCCATGCTGCTACCTGTGCCGCTGCTGCTCTGCCTTCTCGGCCTGGCTGCCGCCGAACCCGTTGTCTACTTAAAGGAGCAGTTTCTAGACGGAGGTAACGCCTCGAGGCCGCCCCGACGATGCGACCGGCCCCCCAGCCCAGATCTGCGTTGTGGCCTGTAATTATTGCTCTGAGGACCAACACGGTGGTCCCCGGGGACAAGAGACGCAGACTATCCTTCTTTCCGTGTCCCTGGAGAACGTGGAGGGCGCAGTGGCCTCCCGCGTCGGGAGTTAGGATTCGCCTGAGAATCTTTTAAGCCACTGGAGGTGTCAAACTAGTGGTTGGGATGGGGGCACTCAAGAGGGAGGGAGATCTCTTTGCCTGCAGCAGTTTGTGGCTCCTGGCAGAtatttggtggtggtgttgggCGGAATCAGCAAAGCCGCGCTGACCTCCCCTCTGATCCCGTAGACGGGTGGACCAACCGCTGGATTGAATCCAAACACAAAACGGATTTTGGCAAATTCGTCCTCAATGCCGGCAAGTTCTACGGTGATCTGGACAAAGATAAAGGTAAGAGCCTGGGTATAGGTCATCAGATCcaggaggacttcctggaggaagtactAGGCACTGCACAGCCTGGGCATCCCCAGGAGCAGGGCAGGCGGAGGAAGTGGGGAGAGTCGTCTGTATCTTTGATTCTTAGGGTTCCCTGGGGGTTGGGGCCAGCTGTGACCTCACTACCATCCCCTGCTAGGGCTGCAGACGAGCCAGGATGCCCGCTTTTACGCCCTGTCGACCAGATTTGAGCCCTTCAGCAACAAGGACCAGACATTGGTGGTGCAGTTCACCGTGAAACACGAGCAGAACATCGACTGTGGGGGCGGCTATGTGAAGCTATTTCCAGATAGTTTGGACCAGACAGACATGCACGGAGACTCTGAATACAACATTATGTTTGGTGAGGGGCCCCACCCTGGTGCTGACCTCTGATTAGTTAGAGGGAGACAGATCCCATAGGTTCCTTGTATCCCGTGAAAGGTGGTCTTGAAAGCATAGGAAACACATAGGCTTTTCTTTGAAGGGTAAGGTGAGGGGATAATCACAGCAGCAATTTATTGCATTGTTATTGGTCTAAGTCTGTTAATTTGTGTGATCTTACATAGGCATTTTCCAATTTTACAAGTGAGGGTACTGTATTCTagagaatgaattttttttttcaaggctcCACCTCCCTGCCCTTAGAGACAGTCAGGGTCTGAGTCCTGTCTCTTGAGTCTTTACAGACCTGTTTAAGAGGTTTTCCTTTTGTGAAGAATGGTGGGGGGCCTGGCTGTGGTGGGCAGGGTTTGGCCCTTAACTGGACCTGCTTCTCACCTAGGCCCTGACATCTGTGGCCCGGGCACCAAGAAGGTTCATGTCATCTTCAACTACAAGGGCAAGAATGTGCTAATCAATAAGGATATCCGTTGCAAGGTGTGCCTGGGGTGGTGACAAATGGCTGCCTGGGGAGGCTCAGAGGCCAGCCTGGTGGGTGGGGCCACTTACTTCCCGCCCTCTTCAGGATGATGAATTCACACACCTGTATACACTGATCGTTCGGCCGGATAATACCTACGAGGTGAAGATTGACAACAGCCAGGTGGAGTCAGGCTCCCTGGAAGACGATTGGGACTTCTTGCCACCTAAGAAGATAAAGGATCCTGATGCTTCCAAGCCTGAAGACTGGGATGAGCGGGCCAAGATTGATGACCCCACAGACTCCAAACCTGAGGTTGGTGCTTGGGCAGGGGCTCCCCACCATGGAGGAGATGGCGGAGAGCTGGGCTGACCCTGATCTCCTCGTGTACCCTCAGGATTGGGACAAGCCTGAGCACATCCCTGACCCTGATGCTAAGAAGCCCGAGGACTGGGATGAAGAGATGGACGGAGAGTGGGAACCACCGGTGATTCAGAACCCAGAATACAAGGTGGGCCTGGGGCTCCCGAGCAGGATGGGGGTACACAGTGGGGAGCATGCTGACCTCTGCTCACCTCCAGTTCCCTTCTTCTGCAGGGTGAGTGGAAGCCCCGGCAGATTGACAACCCAGATTACAAGGGCACTTGGATCCACCCAGAGATCGACAACCCTGAGTATTCTCCTGATAGCAATATCTATGCCTATGAAAACTTTGCTGTGCTGGGCCTAGACCTCTGGCAGGTGAGACATGGAGGGAACAGGAGGATCCCTAGGGGACCTCAAGTGCTTAAGGTCACCCAGAAGGAAAGGGACAGGGATAGGATTCAACCCTAGGTAGGTCTGACCCCAAAATTGTCCTTTTTGAAGAATTTCTTGGTCTGTTTCTATGGCGTTCTCACAGCATCTTGTTTGAGGTTCTACATACTATGCTAGGCACTTCCCCAGGAACCTTTATGTGAGCCAACTCATTAACTGCCCCCAACAACCTATAAGGTAGTTAGATAGTCCCTTATAATATTAGCTGCATGGGGACcaaatttttgtgtttcattcaCTAATAACCTTCTGTCCTAAGAACAGTATCTGCCAATAGTAGGTGCTGGAAAAAGATTTGAACAAGAGGATGAGATCCCattatacagataaagaaactgaggtagagAGAAGTCACCAGCTCAACGTCATGTAGGTGGGAAatagcagagctgg includes:
- the CALR gene encoding calreticulin, which encodes MLLPVPLLLCLLGLAAAEPVVYLKEQFLDGDGWTNRWIESKHKTDFGKFVLNAGKFYGDLDKDKGLQTSQDARFYALSTRFEPFSNKDQTLVVQFTVKHEQNIDCGGGYVKLFPDSLDQTDMHGDSEYNIMFGPDICGPGTKKVHVIFNYKGKNVLINKDIRCKDDEFTHLYTLIVRPDNTYEVKIDNSQVESGSLEDDWDFLPPKKIKDPDASKPEDWDERAKIDDPTDSKPEDWDKPEHIPDPDAKKPEDWDEEMDGEWEPPVIQNPEYKGEWKPRQIDNPDYKGTWIHPEIDNPEYSPDSNIYAYENFAVLGLDLWQVKSGTIFDNFLITNDEAYAEEFGNETWGVTKAAEKQMKDKQDEEQRLKEEEEDKKRKEEEEADKDDEDDKEDEEEEEDDKEEEEEEEDAAAGQSKDEL